A window from Mustela erminea isolate mMusErm1 chromosome 17, mMusErm1.Pri, whole genome shotgun sequence encodes these proteins:
- the LOC116575968 gene encoding olfactory receptor 10T2, which translates to MHGSNRTTMVAQFILVGFSSLGELQLLLFVVFLLLYLTILLANATIMAVIRCSRTLHTPMYGFLFILSFSESCYTFVIIPQLLAHLLSATKSISFVACATQLFFFLGFACTNCFLIAVMGYDRYVAICHPLRYTLIMNKRLGLGLVSLSGVTGFFIALVATNLICDMPFCGPNRVNHYFCDMAPVIKLACTDTHVKELVLFSLSILVIMVPFLLILISYGFIVNTILKIPSAEGKRKAFATCASHLTVVFVHYGCASIIYLRPRSKSASDKDQLVAVTYTVVTPLLNPLVYSLRNQEVKTALKRVLGMPVAIKVV; encoded by the coding sequence ATGCATGGTTCCAACAGAACCACGATGGTTGCCCAGTTCATCCTGGTGGGCTTCTCCAGCCTGGGGGAGCTCCAGCTGCTGCTGTTTGTGGTCTTCCTTCTCCTGTACCTGACCATCCTGCTGGCCAATGCCACCATCATGGCCGTGATCCGCTGTAGCCGAACTCTGCACACTCCCATGTACGGTTtcctgttcattctttctttttccgaATCCTGCTACACATTTGTCATCATCCCTCAGCTGCTGGCCCACCTGCTCTCGGCCACCAAGAGCATCTCCTTTGTGGCCTGTGCCACCCAGCTCTTCTTCTTCCTTGGCTTTGCCTGCACCAACTGCTTCCTCATTGCTGTGATGGGGTATGATCGCTATGTGGCAATCTGCCACCCTCTGAGGTACACACTCATCATGAACAAAAGGCTAGGGTTGGGGTTGGTTTCCCTGTCTGGAGTCACGGGTTTCTTCATTGCTTTGGTGGCCACCAACCTCATCTGTGACATGCCTTTCTGTGGCCCCAACAGGGTCAACCACTATTTCTGTGACATGGCGCCCGTTATTAAGTTAGCCTGCACAGACACTCATGTAAAGGAACTGGTTCTCTTCAGCCTCAGCATCCTGGTGATCATGGTGCCTTTCCTGCTGATTCTCATCTCCTACGGCTTCATCGTTAACACCATCCTGAAGATCCCCTCAgctgagggaaaaaggaaggccTTTGCCACATGTGCCTCCCACCTCACGGTGGTCTTTGTGCATTACGGCTGTGCCTCCATTATCTACCTGAGGCCCAGATCCAAGTCTGCCTCTGACAAAGATCAGCTGGTGGCGGTGACCTACACTGTGGTGACTCCCCTGCTTAATCCCCTTGTCTACAGTCTGAGGAATCAGGAGGTGAAGACTGCCCTCAAAAGAGTCCTGGGAATGCCTGTGGCAATCAAGGTGGTCTAA